A stretch of DNA from Methylomicrobium lacus LW14:
CAGACCAGAATCCGTTCGCTGACCTGCCAGACCTCGCGAATCGCATTGTCTTCCCGGTAATCGAGCATCTGCGCATCGACCCGGTGCGCGGTTTGCCGAAGCGCCAATTCCCTGAGCGCGATCAGATTGCCCTTGCGGAAAAAATTGCGGATCGCTTCCTGCGCCTGCTGCGGCAGATAGACCTTGCCTTCCCTGAGCCGTAGCAGCAGTTCATCGGGCGGCAGATCGACCAGTTCGACCTCGTCGGCTTCTTCGAAAACGGTATCCGGCACGGTTTCCCAAATGCGGATGCCAGATATTTGGCCGATGTCGTCGTTCAGGCTTTCGAGATGCTGCACGTTCAACGCGGTATAAACGTCGATGCCGGCATCGAGCAATTCCTCGATGTCCTGCCAGCGTTTCGGATGGCGCGAGCCCGGCGCATTCGTATGCGCGAGTTCATCGACCAGAATGATTGAAGGGCGCCGCTTCAAGGCCGCGTCCAGATCGAATTCGCGCAGCACGGTGCCGCGGTAATCGATTTGTTTGGCCGGCAAGACGTCCAGGCCTTCCAGCAAGGCCTTGGTTTCCTCGCGGCCGTGGGTTTCGACCAACCCCACGACCACATCGAGGTTTTCCGCTCGCCTTTCGCGCGCCGCCAGCAGCATCGCGTAGGTCTTGCCGACGCCCGCCGCGGCGCCGAAAAAGATTTTCAAGCGCCCGCGCCGGGCCTTCGCCTGTTCCCGCGCGACGCGGGCCAGGAGTTCATCGGGGTCGGGGCGTTCGATGCTGGACATCCGTGGGCCTCACAGCCAGCCGATGCTTTTGAGGCGGCGATGCAGCCAGATACAGCCGATGGTCACGATCAAGAGCGTTGCCGGGTAGGCATAGCGCCAGTTAAGTTCCGGCATATGCTTGAAATTCATCCCGTATAAGCTGAACACCATCGTCGGTACCGCCAAAATCGCGCCCCAGCCGGCCAGCCGTTTGACGACTTCGTTCTGGCGCACCGTCGCCATCGTCAAATGCACCTGCATCGCGTCGTTCAGCATATCGCGCATGCCGTCGACGGCCTGGTGGATGCGTTGCGCGTGATCGTGCACGTCGCGGAAATAAAAGCGCGTTTCCTTCGGGATGATGTGCGTATGAAAACGCATCAGTTCGCTGCAGATGTCAAGCCACGGCATCGTCGCACTTTGCAGCAGCAGCAAATCGCGCTTTAGGTCGTAAAGCTGTGCGAACGTTTCACTGCGGAAATCCTTGTCGAAAATATCCGCTTCGAGTCGTTCGAGTCGCTGTCCTAAGCCTTCGGCAACCGGCAGATAATGATCGACGATGAAGTCCATCAGCGCGTACAGCGCAAAACCGGGACCCTTGGCCAACTGCTCCGGCATGTTCTCGCAGCGCTCGCGCACTTTCGTATAACTCAAGGACGATGAATGCCGCACCGAAACCAAAAAACGCGCGCCGATGAAGAAGTGGGTTTCGCCGAATGAAACCTGCTGGTCTTCGGTCAGTTGCGCGGTCCGCAATACCAGGAACAGAGAGTCTCCATACTCTTCCAGTTTCGGCCGTTGATGCGCCGAACAGGCGTCTTCGATGGCCAGTTCATGCAATCCGAACTCTTTCTGGATTTTTGCCAGCAAGACCTTATCGGCTTCGCGCAGCCCGAGCCAGACGAAGGTTCCCTCTTCGGCAAGCACATCGCTGATCGCCTCCAACGTGATCGCGCCTATGCGTTTGCCGTGCCTGTAGGCCACACAGTTCATCACCATCGAAGGATCGATGGGGTGCTCCGGAAACGCAAAATTCAATTGCGGGTTTTCCATATCTCAGTCTGAAGCCTCATTCATAATTTTTATGGCTGATGTATTCACGCCGTGCCCTGAGGAAGGGATTAGGCTACTCTTATTTTGGCCGATTTGAACTGTTGCGCCGTATTTATTCAATCCCCTTTTTTGAACGGGGCAGTGAATAATTACCCTGAGGTTGGACTGTCTCCTTGAGGGCGGCGAGGATCTCCTGGCATTGTGAAGCAATCAACCTTTTTTTCCCAAGGGAGAGTTCCGCCGACTTGATATTCGTATTCAGCCGGGAAAGCCTTAAAACCTCCCGGGTCAAATCCATAAATCGACCATATGCGGCCTCTGCGGCCTTCAGGTCTTCATCATCGCTGAGTCCTTCAAGGCGATCAAGAGACCCAAGAGCCTTCCTGGCCAATTCGTCATAAAATTGAATGCGTTGCTCGATCTGATCCATCGCTTGATCGTCCGTCTCTTCAATATGCGGTTTGTGAAGAGCGAAGACGTTCAGGCTGGCCGTGAGCGCTTCATACGAGTGCATGACGGCATCGTTACACTGGCTGCGGTGTGTGTATCGTTGGATGAGGCGGTTCAAGCTCTCTTCAAAACGCTGCATTTCTTCAGCGCATTGCGTCGCGGAGATCTTCTGGGCCTTGAAATTGGTGTTCTGAGTTGCAAGATTCAGAATCGTTTCGTCTAATTTCTTATAGTGCGACCAGCAAGAATTGAACTCATTCATCATCCCTGTCTCTCGAGGGAGTTTCTCTCGATAAATGATGGATTCGATTTCCTTCCGACTGTTTTCTACGCGATCGGCAGCCTGGCGAGCTTGGGCGGCGAAATCTTCCGATGCCTCATCGGTAATGGCAAGTACGGCGTTTTTTTCGGCCTCAACGGCTTCGAGAAGATGAATCTTCATCGTTGATAACAAATTAACCTTCATAAACTGCGTCTCGAATGGATTAGCCCCCTCTCGATAAACAAAGACAAAGAGGGTGAATGCCGCCAAGACCGCAAAAGCCAGTATCCAGGGCAAGAAATCATATAATCTTCTCTTCGTTTTTTGTTCCATACTCCAGCCTCTAGTTTTCGTTTAAGTTCGCTTCTACTGCATGGCGTTCAATGCCAGATTTAAGGTCAGGACGTTAATCCTGGGCTCTCCTAAAAAGCCCCATTGTCGGCCCTCGGTATGCATCCGCACCATTTCTTGAAGCTTCTTCGGATCGATATGGCGCGCATTGGCGATACGTTTGATTTGGAATTCCGCGGCTGCCGGACTGATATGTGGGTCCAATCCGCTGCCGGAAGCGGTGACCAGATCGACCGGAACCGGGGCTTTATTTTCAGGGTCGGCCGCCTGCAAAGCCTCGATCCGGTGTTTCACTGCATCCGCCAGCGCCGGATTAGTCGGGCCTAAATTGGAGCCGCTGGATGCTCCCGCGTTATAGGGGTAGGGTGCGGTAGCCGAAGGCCGGCCCCAAAAGTAGCTATTGCCGCTGAACGGCTGCCCGATCAACGCCGACCCCACCGCTTTATCTTGCTTATCCCTCAGGATGCTGCCGTTGGCCTGATTGGGGAAAAGCACATGTGCAAGCCCCGTCACCAGAGCCGGATACATAACACCGGTCAGCAAGGTCCAGATCAGTAACATCATAACCGCAGGTTTGATAAGTTTAATCATGTCTAGCACCATATTAGAGTGAGTAGGACGGATAAGCGGATTGCATCCACCTTTGGCCTTTACACAAGGCCCAGTTCGACCAGAAGCAAATCGATCGCCTTGATGCCGATAAACGGCACGATCAGTCCGCCGACGCCATAGATCAGCAAATTGTTTTGCAGCAGCATGTCTGCGCCGACCGGCTTGTAGCGGATGCCTTTCAATGCCAGCGGAATCAGCGCGATGATGATCAATGCATTGAAAATCACCGCCGACAGGATCGCGCTATCCGGCGTCGCGAGCTGCATCACGTTCAAGACATTCAGCGCCGGATAGGTCGTGGCAAAAGCGGCCGGAATGATCGCGAAATATTTCGCCACGTCGTTCGCAATGCTGAAGGTGGTCAAGGCGCCGCGCGTCATCAGCATTTGCTTGCCGGTTTCGACGATCTCGATCAGTTTGGTCGGATTCGAATCCAGATCGACCATGTTGCCGGCTTCCTTGGCGGCCTGGGTGCCGCTGTTCATCGCCACCGCGACGTCGGCCTGGGCCAGCGCGGGCGCATCGTTGGTGCCGTCGCCGGTCATCGCGACCAGGCGGCCGTCAGCCTGATGCTCGCGGATCAGCTTGAGCTTGGCTTCCGGGGTCGCTTCGGCGAGAAAATCGTCCACGCCCGCCTCGGCGGCGATCGCGGCGGCGGTCAGGCGGTTGTCGCCGGTGATCATGATCGTTTTGATGCCCATCTGGCGCAGTTCTGCAAAGCGCTCCTTGATGCCGCCCTTGACGATGTCTTTCAGTTCGATCACACCCAGCGCATGCGCGCCTTCCGCGACGACCAGCGGGGTGCTACCGCGGCGCGCGACATCGTTGACCAGCGTTTGAATCTCCTGCGGAAACTTGCCGCCCTGTTCTTCGACGTAGGCGCGGATCGAGTCAGCCGCGCCTTTACGGATCTGCCGGCCTTCCATATTGACGCCGCTCATCCGCGTCTGCGCGCTGAAATGTACGAAAGTGGCGCCCAAAGAATGCACGTCGCGCTCGCGAAAGCCGAATTTTTGTTTCGCCAGGATCACGATACTGCGCCCTTCCGGCGTTTCGTCGGCCAATGAGGCCAGTTGCGCGGCATCGGCCAAGTTCTTTTCGATGACGCCTTTGACCGGAATGAAGGCCGAGGCCTGGCGGTTGCCCAAGGTGATCGTGCCGGTCTTGTCGAGCAGCAACACGTCGACGTCGCCGGCGGCCTCGACGGCCCGGCCGGAAGTCGCGATCACGTTCTTCTGCATCATTCGGCCGATGCCGGCGACGCCGATCGCCGACAACAGGCCGCCGATCGTGGTCGGGATCAGGCACACCAGCAGCGCGACCAGCACCGTGATCGAGATCGGCTTGCCGGAACCGGCGCTTTCGACGCTGTACAGCGAGAACGGCAGCAGGGTCACGGTCGCGAGCAGGAATACCAGCGTCAATGCGACCAAAAGGATCGTCAGGGCGATTTCATTCGGGGTTTTCTGGCGCTTGGCGCTTTCGACCATTGCAATCATCCGGTCCAGAAAAGTTTCGCCCGGATTGACCGTAATTCTGACCACCAGCCAGTCCGACAGCACCCGCGTGCCGCCGGTGACCGAACTGAAGTCGCCGCCGGACTCGCGGATCACCGGCGCGCTTTCGCCGGTAATTGCGCTTTCGTCGACCGAGGCGACGCCTTCGATCACGTCGCCGTCGCCGGGAATGAAATCGCCGGCCTCGACCAGCACAACATCGCCGCGTCGCAGCGTCGAGCCGGCGATCTTGCTGTAGTTCGAACCGTAGCGCGGTT
This window harbors:
- the corA gene encoding magnesium/cobalt transporter CorA; its protein translation is MENPQLNFAFPEHPIDPSMVMNCVAYRHGKRIGAITLEAISDVLAEEGTFVWLGLREADKVLLAKIQKEFGLHELAIEDACSAHQRPKLEEYGDSLFLVLRTAQLTEDQQVSFGETHFFIGARFLVSVRHSSSLSYTKVRERCENMPEQLAKGPGFALYALMDFIVDHYLPVAEGLGQRLERLEADIFDKDFRSETFAQLYDLKRDLLLLQSATMPWLDICSELMRFHTHIIPKETRFYFRDVHDHAQRIHQAVDGMRDMLNDAMQVHLTMATVRQNEVVKRLAGWGAILAVPTMVFSLYGMNFKHMPELNWRYAYPATLLIVTIGCIWLHRRLKSIGWL
- a CDS encoding MCP four helix bundle domain-containing protein, which gives rise to MEQKTKRRLYDFLPWILAFAVLAAFTLFVFVYREGANPFETQFMKVNLLSTMKIHLLEAVEAEKNAVLAITDEASEDFAAQARQAADRVENSRKEIESIIYREKLPRETGMMNEFNSCWSHYKKLDETILNLATQNTNFKAQKISATQCAEEMQRFEESLNRLIQRYTHRSQCNDAVMHSYEALTASLNVFALHKPHIEETDDQAMDQIEQRIQFYDELARKALGSLDRLEGLSDDEDLKAAEAAYGRFMDLTREVLRLSRLNTNIKSAELSLGKKRLIASQCQEILAALKETVQPQGNYSLPRSKKGIE
- the kdpC gene encoding potassium-transporting ATPase subunit KdpC: MVLDMIKLIKPAVMMLLIWTLLTGVMYPALVTGLAHVLFPNQANGSILRDKQDKAVGSALIGQPFSGNSYFWGRPSATAPYPYNAGASSGSNLGPTNPALADAVKHRIEALQAADPENKAPVPVDLVTASGSGLDPHISPAAAEFQIKRIANARHIDPKKLQEMVRMHTEGRQWGFLGEPRINVLTLNLALNAMQ
- the kdpB gene encoding potassium-transporting ATPase subunit KdpB, with protein sequence MRKKSVSTALFDRQILQEALLDAFRKLSPRQQAKNPVMFVVYIGSLLTTFLWIQSLRGQGEAEPGFTLAVALWLWFTVLFANFAEAVAEGRSKAQAAFLRSAKRDIAAKKLDEPRYGSNYSKIAGSTLRRGDVVLVEAGDFIPGDGDVIEGVASVDESAITGESAPVIRESGGDFSSVTGGTRVLSDWLVVRITVNPGETFLDRMIAMVESAKRQKTPNEIALTILLVALTLVFLLATVTLLPFSLYSVESAGSGKPISITVLVALLVCLIPTTIGGLLSAIGVAGIGRMMQKNVIATSGRAVEAAGDVDVLLLDKTGTITLGNRQASAFIPVKGVIEKNLADAAQLASLADETPEGRSIVILAKQKFGFRERDVHSLGATFVHFSAQTRMSGVNMEGRQIRKGAADSIRAYVEEQGGKFPQEIQTLVNDVARRGSTPLVVAEGAHALGVIELKDIVKGGIKERFAELRQMGIKTIMITGDNRLTAAAIAAEAGVDDFLAEATPEAKLKLIREHQADGRLVAMTGDGTNDAPALAQADVAVAMNSGTQAAKEAGNMVDLDSNPTKLIEIVETGKQMLMTRGALTTFSIANDVAKYFAIIPAAFATTYPALNVLNVMQLATPDSAILSAVIFNALIIIALIPLALKGIRYKPVGADMLLQNNLLIYGVGGLIVPFIGIKAIDLLLVELGLV